A single window of Dermacentor albipictus isolate Rhodes 1998 colony chromosome 1, USDA_Dalb.pri_finalv2, whole genome shotgun sequence DNA harbors:
- the LOC135907465 gene encoding uncharacterized protein: MSSHRNVPLGPRVSARQRELLLSFMEEHPALVTPSYPLGPSFTKADKDALWLQLKALLDAEGPARKTVQQWQAFWRKQRFYADQALALLRQQQRGTGGGHLAGFHGRILQLTGTARVDGGRAAVYGRSEALVPPDESLQARALAGDFRRPQPFQPLPAQPRVSVGETPGTSGLQSVARGAGGVAAQDAGQECPSAPAPPQRQRRRRVPPPSAREALPRLVELHTRSSEQQLQTNTVIAELRDAATRQAVALEQLAAEARLHREAAERQATALEAILQQQGQALQELRSVGVLSRAIAAALRRPAE, encoded by the exons ATGTCTTCTCACCGGAACGTGCCGCTCGGCCCCCGGGTTTCGGCGCGTCAGAGGGAGCTCCTCCTGTCTTTTATGGAGGAGCACCCCGCCCTCGTGACGCCGTCGTACCCATTGGGGCCATCGTTCACAAAGGCCGATAAGGACGCGCTGTGGCTCCAGCTGAAGGCGCTGCTGGATGCCGAAGGCCCTGCACGCAAGACCGTGCAGCAGTGGCAGGCCTTCTGGCGGAAGCAGCGATTCTACGCGGACCAGGCGCTGGCCCTTCTGAGGCAGCAGCAAAG GGGCACCGGAGGCGGTCACCTTGCTGGGTTCCACGGCCGCATCCTGCAGCTAACCGGAACCGCGCGGGTGGATGGTGGGCGAGCCGCTGTGTACGGGCGGTCGGAAGCG TTGGTCCCCCCAGATGAGAGCCTGCAGGCGCGAGCTCTCGCTGGGGACTTCCGGCGCCCTCAGCCCTTCCAGCCATTGCCCGCCCAGCCTAGAGTTTCGGTTGGCGAGACGCCCGGCACCAGTGGCTTGCAG AgcgttgcacgcggtgccggtggTGTGGCCGCGCAGGATGCGGGCCAGGAGTGCCCGAGTGCTCCAGCTC CACCACAACGCCAAAGGCGCCGCCGAGTGCCGCCGCCAAGTGCCCGAGAAGCCCTCCCACGCCTAGTGGAACTGCATACCCGGAGCAGCGAGCAGCAGCTGCAAACCAACACG GTGATTGCAGAGCTCCGGGATGCGGCCACCCGCCAGGCTGTGGCCCTGGAACAGCTGGCAGCAGAGGCCAGGCTCCACAGGGAGGCTGCAGAGAGGCAGGCTACAGCCCTGGAGGCCATCCTGCAGCAACAGGGCCAGGCTCTGCAGGAGCTGCGAAGCGTGGGGGTGCTGTCACGGGCCATTGCAGCGGCACTGAGGCGGCCTGCAGAATAA
- the LOC135907473 gene encoding putative nuclease HARBI1 produces MALALDTSVVALALLEEEGERVEVRNAFEEMTEGEFRRRYRFSKETVRWLCGELDPIIGCQRASGISTERKVLCALRFFATGSFQRGVGSEEFIGLSQSSVSDTIHEVANAITVVGGQKRWVDFPQTTAAKARAKAAFARLGRIPGVLGCVDGTLIAIKQPQGLSPGDTQSYMSRKGFYAMNTMITCDADLWIEDINPCFPGSCHDSWVWRRNPLRAYLEAELRPGECLLGDSGYPLEPWLLTPVPGHPAGSTPEGLYNKEHTAMRNVVERCIGVLKSRFRCLQRYRTLLYNPDRAATIIAACAALHNIALAAREPAPEEEDDDDDSDVAPAAQQNADLVDPPAPPMRVPQPQELYLRGLQQRNRVVNLFQGPRGVHTHHLRRVRRRLLRPRRQQPM; encoded by the exons atggcgcttgcgttggACACTTCGGTTGTTGCGTTGGCGTTGCttgaggaggaaggagagcgggtggAGGTGCGAAATGCGttcgaagagatgacagaaggtgaattccggcgtcgttatcgtttctcgaaagaaacggtgcgttggttgtgcggcgaactcgaccccatcatcgggtgCCAGCGAGCCAGCGGAATTTCTACCGAGCGGAAGGTGTTGTGCGCGCTGAGGTTTTTTGCAACGGGAAGCTTCCAGCGGGGCGTCGGAAGTGAAGAATTCATCGGCCTGTCGCAGTCGTCCGTCAGCGACACCATCCACGAAGTGGCAAACGCCATAACTGTCGTTGGCGGGCAAAAGCGGTGGGTGGACTTCCCCCAGACGACAGCCGCGAAGGCCAGAGCAAAGGCGGCGTTTGCGCGGCTCGGACGGATCCCCGGTGTGCTCGGCTGCGTCGATGGCACTCTCATCGCCATAAAGCAGCCCCAAGGCCTGAGCCCCGGGGATACACAGAGCTACATGTCGAGGAAGGGATTCTACGCCATGAACACCATGATC ACATGCGATGCAGACCTCTGGATTGAAGACATCAACCCCTGCTTCCCGGGGTCCTGCCATGATTCATGGGTGTGGCGTAGGAACCCTCTTCGTGCATACCTCGAAGCAGAACTGCGCCCTGGCGAATGTTTGCTTG gagactCCGGCTATCCCTTGGAGCCGTGGCTCCTGACACCAGTGCCGGGGCATCCAGCTGGCAGCACCCCTGAGGGCCTCTACAACAAGGAGCACACCGCCATGCGCAATGTTGTGGAGAGGTGCATCGGAGTCCTAAAGAGCAGGTTCCGCTGCTTGCAGCGTTACCGGACCCTGCTCTACAACCCCGATCGAGCAGCGACCATCATTGCTGCTTGTGCAGCTCTTCACAACATAGCCTTGGCGGCACGTGAGCCTGCCCCGGaagaggaggacgacgacgacgacagtgaCGTTGCTCCAGCTGCCCAGCAGAATGCTGATCTGGTCGACCCGCCAGCACCACCCATGCGTGTCCCACAACCGCAGGAGCTGTACCTGAGGGGCCTACAGCAGCGCAACCGTGTGGTGAACCTTTTCCAAGGACCACGCGGAGTGCATACTCACCACCTCCGGAGGGTACGCCGCCGCCTGCTGCGACCTCGTCGGCAGCAGCCAATGTAA